Genomic DNA from bacterium:
CATCCCCACCGCTTCGCCAATGGTTTCGGTGGCGTCCCGGACCGGCTTAATCAGCTTTTCGCCTTCCGCCGGATCTCCGACATAGGCAAAAGGCACCACGATCACCAGCTTGCCATGGTATTCGGGAGGGATAAATGGCAGCGGCGGAGCGTGGCGCACCACCGTCCACACCGTCAGATTGTCCGGCATGCGCCGCACAAACTCGCGGTGAAACTGGTAGTACTTTTTCAAGTTCTCGAATTTTTTGATAATCAGACCGGAGTACACCTGCTTGCCCACCTCAGCACAGCGGAACACAAACGAGGTCACCACGCCGAAGTTGCCGCCTCCGCCGCGCAGCCCCCAAAACAGGTCTTCATTCTCCTTCGCGCTGGCCGTGACCACGTCGCCGTTTGCAGTGACCACTTCCGCCGAAAGCAGATTGTCAATCGACATTCCGAACTTGCGGGTGGTCCAGCCAAAGCCGCCGCCCAGCGTCAGCCCGCCTACACCGGTATGCGAGATAATGCCCGATGGAACAACCATTCCATAGAGCTGTGTCTCCGCATCCACATCGCCCAGCAGTGCGCCGCCGTCCACCCGCGCGGTCTTTGTGTGCCGGTCCACGTTCACGCGCCGCATTAGCGACAGGTCTATCATCATCCCCGCATCGCACGTCCCGGTGCCCGCCGAGTTGTGGCCGCCGCCGCGAATCGCCAGCGGCAGTTTGTGTTCCCGCGCAAACCGGATCGCGTTCACCACGTCCGGCGTACTCACGC
This window encodes:
- a CDS encoding FAD-binding oxidoreductase, which gives rise to MAFLRQDDLESLRQGMRGEVVVESNPSYNDVRKIWNGIFDRKPEVIARCVSTPDVVNAIRFAREHKLPLAIRGGGHNSAGTGTCDAGMMIDLSLMRRVNVDRHTKTARVDGGALLGDVDAETQLYGMVVPSGIISHTGVGGLTLGGGFGWTTRKFGMSIDNLLSAEVVTANGDVVTASAKENEDLFWGLRGGGGNFGVVTSFVFRCAEVGKQVYSGLIIKKFENLKKYYQFHREFVRRMPDNLTVWTVVRHAPPLPFIPPEYHGKLVIVVPFAYVGDPAEGEKLIKPVRDATETIGEAVGMNPWTGWQSAFDPLVSHGARNYWKSHQVKELPDAFIDRIAEFAMKMPTDECEAFIPHLEGAMSRVGETETAFAHRKVPFNLNIHTRWREPKDDERCKAWARDFHAATAEFAQGAYVNFQSDLSESELKIAYTPAVMERLITVKNRWDPDNLFCINQNIKPKVHAEMLA